Proteins from one Marinobacter alexandrii genomic window:
- a CDS encoding BspA family leucine-rich repeat surface protein yields MDKKYLFTFFLGCISLLPLRAQESNPFITEWITLSDGEEVTIQLFTDYDYDFSYEWKGANDSILTSGVHTSAGGDFTTTLPTADTYTLAISGIFPYFRCDHNKKQLVDVLNWGDIEWKNFALSFFLWKGESFSATDAPDLSMTTDMFLTFADATNFNGDLSHWDVSNITNMYGTFIGAESYDNNGADLFTWDVSNVTNMSYLFAGAFSFNRRIDTWDVSNVKDMSSMFEEATSFNRLLGDWDVSQVTSMNKMFKGATAFNNNDYNLNKWNVHNVTDMSSMFEGATSFNQDISEWKVSNVVNMSSMFEEATAYNNDGHDLKSWNVSSVTDMSHMFAGASSFNRKINTWNVSNVKDMSSMFAGASKFNRNIGSWNAAKVTDMSSMFEGATSFNNEDNPYSNNDNGNLKDWNVSKVTNMSRMFAGASSFNQKVKNWNVGKVTDMSNMFAGAFSFDRNLKNWNVSKVTNMSAMFKGASEFNGGGSNLNTWNVSKVTNMSSMFESASLFNKKIKDWNVRNVTDMSNMFALTERFNKDLSAWNVSQVRDMSGMFLFAQKFLNGGTIVQGIHIGNNLNDWNVSKVTNMSFMFSITQFNVKVNDWDVSNVTDMSNTFNGAVRFSRDLTKWDVRNVADMSNMFDDSDLDDIKYNNLLIAWASLKNLNEGVPLGAKDLTYCSGADAREKLVNEYGWIITDGGIKGSCNSSRSSETQNASARITEETDKVEKTLEVEDEVADAAYLLVYPNPTTDVLSVRSSEKVSIYLTDLAGKTIISEVKGKNLKLDMSTTKSGTYLLYIQDGAELRVKRIIKPE; encoded by the coding sequence ATGGATAAGAAATATCTATTCACTTTTTTCTTGGGTTGCATTTCGTTGCTGCCCCTGCGTGCACAAGAATCAAACCCTTTTATCACCGAGTGGATCACTTTATCTGATGGAGAAGAGGTCACCATCCAACTGTTTACAGATTATGACTATGACTTCAGTTATGAATGGAAAGGTGCCAATGATTCCATCTTAACATCTGGTGTACACACCTCGGCAGGAGGAGATTTTACCACGACACTTCCAACAGCTGACACGTACACGTTAGCTATCAGTGGAATTTTCCCATACTTTAGATGCGATCACAATAAAAAACAATTAGTAGATGTACTCAATTGGGGAGATATTGAATGGAAGAATTTTGCACTAAGCTTCTTTTTATGGAAAGGAGAATCATTTAGTGCCACGGATGCACCTGACCTAAGTATGACGACAGATATGTTTTTGACATTTGCTGACGCTACCAACTTTAATGGCGACTTAAGTCATTGGGACGTTAGTAACATCACCAACATGTATGGCACATTTATAGGTGCCGAGTCATACGATAATAACGGGGCTGACCTATTCACATGGGACGTAAGCAACGTAACAAACATGAGCTACCTATTTGCTGGAGCGTTCTCGTTCAATAGAAGGATAGACACCTGGGACGTGAGCAATGTCAAGGATATGAGTAGCATGTTTGAAGAAGCAACTTCTTTCAATCGTCTGCTAGGTGACTGGGATGTAAGTCAAGTCACCAGCATGAATAAGATGTTCAAAGGAGCCACTGCATTTAATAATAACGACTACAACCTAAATAAATGGAATGTCCATAACGTCACTGATATGAGTAGCATGTTTGAGGGAGCCACTTCTTTCAATCAAGATATAAGTGAATGGAAAGTCAGTAATGTCGTCAACATGAGTAGCATGTTTGAAGAGGCTACTGCATATAATAATGATGGTCATGACCTGAAATCATGGAATGTAAGCAGTGTAACGGACATGAGTCATATGTTTGCAGGGGCGTCCTCGTTCAACAGAAAGATAAACACGTGGAATGTGAGCAATGTCAAAGATATGAGTAGCATGTTTGCTGGGGCATCCAAATTCAACAGAAATATTGGCTCCTGGAATGCGGCAAAAGTCACCGATATGAGCAGTATGTTTGAAGGAGCTACTTCGTTCAATAATGAGGATAACCCGTATAGTAATAATGATAACGGCAACTTAAAGGACTGGAATGTAAGTAAGGTTACCAATATGAGTCGCATGTTTGCTGGAGCCTCCTCATTCAATCAGAAAGTGAAGAATTGGAATGTCGGTAAGGTTACCGATATGAGTAACATGTTTGCTGGAGCCTTCTCTTTCGATCGCAATCTCAAAAACTGGAATGTAAGCAAAGTCACCAATATGAGTGCCATGTTTAAGGGCGCATCCGAATTCAACGGTGGCGGTTCTAACCTAAACACATGGAACGTAAGCAAAGTGACCAACATGAGTAGCATGTTCGAATCAGCTAGCCTTTTCAATAAAAAGATAAAAGATTGGAACGTGCGTAATGTTACGGACATGAGTAACATGTTTGCTTTGACTGAGAGATTCAATAAAGACCTAAGTGCCTGGAATGTAAGTCAAGTAAGAGACATGAGCGGGATGTTTTTATTTGCCCAAAAGTTCCTTAATGGCGGGACCATAGTACAGGGAATTCATATAGGCAATAATTTGAATGACTGGAATGTAAGTAAGGTCACCAATATGAGTTTTATGTTTTCCATTACCCAGTTTAATGTTAAAGTAAACGATTGGGATGTTAGTAATGTAACAGATATGAGCAACACGTTTAACGGTGCTGTACGATTCAGCAGAGACTTGACTAAATGGGACGTGCGTAACGTGGCAGACATGAGTAATATGTTTGATGATTCTGACCTGGACGATATCAAATACAACAACCTGCTAATTGCCTGGGCATCCCTCAAAAACCTAAACGAAGGTGTACCTCTAGGAGCTAAAGATCTAACCTACTGCTCTGGAGCTGATGCGCGAGAGAAATTGGTCAATGAATATGGTTGGATCATTACGGATGGGGGGATCAAGGGGTCATGCAATTCCAGCAGATCTTCTGAAACCCAAAATGCTAGCGCAAGAATAACAGAAGAGACAGATAAGGTGGAGAAGACCCTTGAGGTAGAAGATGAAGTAGCCGATGCAGCATACTTATTGGTGTATCCAAACCCTACCACAGATGTCTTGTCCGTTCGATCATCCGAAAAAGTCAGTATTTACCTCACAGACCTTGCGGGTAAGACCATCATTTCAGAAGTAAAAGGCAAGAACCTGAAGCTAGACATGAGCACTACCAAATCAGGAACGTACCTGCTCTACATTCAAGACGGAGCAGAGCTACGAGTTAAGAGAATCATTAAACCTGAATAG
- a CDS encoding tetratricopeptide repeat protein has product MSEVKRISIVFLILTFGSLHAISKQTQIDSLQNLLTVHTKPDTTRAKLLTSLSFRFRHIAPDKGLAYGRESLSIAKTIGDSAYQALALKNIGYNHYYLNDYDSAIEYYSRSLVINEALANKNQIASLLNAMGIVLNTQGNIPEALAYHKKALAINEELENKLGIASNRINMGNLYFSEANFASALEYYLIALAIYEEMGDARRTANVLNNISTVYLNQKNYPLALEGYNKALAINQKSDNKHRVTSNLFNIGLAHKFQNEYDSALEYFTKAHTLASELENRSLMASTKDEIGMTYLLLDQYQLALANAKEGLKIRKELGETSMVLASNYTIAYIYHKMERPHLALKYAKMALSISEETNNLSNVKDASEIMYKSSKSIRDHEAALKYLEKYMTAKDSLFSISKTKEIAKLSAVHELKQKEAENTLLQKEREVIQSNIKVRDALINKQQLWIAIVLSILILLVLFAAFMYRSWQAKKRMSNSIKELNQSQSRWFTNIAHEFRTPLTLVTGPLSNILSREGHQLNTKTLEEIKLIKRNGDHLTKLVNEILDISKLEAGVSSITVSETDMSLLVHNILTTFQLQTLEKDINIETNVPESLFLGIDREKITTVINNLISNALKFTDPGGKITINLTKNESIEKVVLTVGDTGVGIAPEHQPLVFDRYFQAVNSISEKTNMSQGGSGLGLALSYEIVNLLDGEISVESKLGEGSEFTVSLPMNTVAETMSSESPLSSASDDIISMERETVTLTEITTVLLVEDHTEMRKYIKDLLTDRYQVIEARDGIEAFEYLTDKSSKSVDLVLSDIMMPGMNGLELVKKIKSELPEKILPIILITARAGEQDKLRGLRVGVDDYVVKPFQAEELLARIENIVVNTISRKNAAIEIAADSGLDEISSSYTEKLLLRLENEVIDQVSNSQLSVEYLADFASMHSRTLSRYLKKTTGLTPGKFIRDIRLQLALQFLETKKYNTVHEIANAVGFESPAHFTQAFIKRYGKRPSEYLS; this is encoded by the coding sequence ATGAGCGAAGTAAAAAGAATTAGCATCGTTTTCCTTATCCTAACATTTGGATCACTGCATGCGATAAGTAAACAGACTCAGATTGATAGTTTACAAAACTTGCTCACGGTACATACTAAACCTGATACAACGAGAGCTAAGTTATTAACGTCGTTAAGTTTTCGTTTTCGGCATATCGCTCCAGATAAAGGTTTGGCATATGGAAGAGAATCCTTGTCTATTGCTAAAACGATAGGTGATAGCGCATACCAAGCGCTTGCTCTTAAAAACATTGGATACAACCACTATTATCTCAATGATTATGATAGCGCTATTGAGTACTATTCAAGATCCCTGGTAATTAACGAGGCATTGGCTAATAAAAATCAGATTGCTAGTCTTTTGAATGCAATGGGAATCGTGTTAAATACTCAAGGAAATATCCCGGAAGCCTTGGCATACCATAAAAAAGCGCTTGCTATAAATGAGGAACTGGAAAATAAACTCGGAATTGCCAGTAACCGAATAAATATGGGCAATCTGTATTTCTCAGAAGCAAATTTTGCCAGTGCTTTGGAATACTATTTAATCGCATTAGCCATTTATGAAGAAATGGGAGATGCTCGCAGAACTGCCAATGTACTTAACAATATCAGCACTGTGTATTTAAATCAGAAAAACTATCCATTAGCCTTAGAAGGCTATAACAAGGCACTGGCAATCAATCAAAAGAGCGACAACAAACATCGTGTTACAAGTAACTTATTCAATATTGGCTTAGCTCATAAGTTTCAAAATGAATATGATTCAGCATTGGAATATTTCACAAAGGCACACACGCTGGCTTCTGAGCTAGAAAATCGGTCTTTGATGGCCTCAACCAAAGATGAAATCGGCATGACCTACCTGCTATTGGACCAGTATCAGCTGGCACTTGCAAATGCAAAAGAAGGCTTGAAAATACGGAAAGAATTGGGGGAGACCTCCATGGTTCTTGCTTCTAATTACACGATAGCCTATATCTATCACAAAATGGAACGGCCACATTTAGCATTAAAGTATGCAAAAATGGCTCTTTCTATTAGCGAGGAGACTAACAACTTATCAAATGTTAAAGACGCCTCTGAAATCATGTACAAGTCAAGTAAGTCAATTAGAGATCATGAAGCAGCGTTAAAATACCTGGAGAAGTATATGACAGCCAAAGATTCATTATTCAGCATCTCAAAAACTAAAGAAATAGCAAAGCTTAGTGCTGTGCATGAGTTGAAACAAAAGGAAGCAGAGAACACGCTTCTCCAAAAAGAAAGGGAAGTCATCCAATCCAATATAAAAGTACGAGATGCTTTGATAAACAAACAACAACTTTGGATAGCGATTGTGCTTTCTATTCTCATTTTACTCGTACTGTTTGCGGCTTTTATGTATCGGAGCTGGCAAGCTAAAAAACGGATGTCCAATTCCATTAAAGAATTGAATCAAAGCCAATCTCGATGGTTTACGAATATTGCGCATGAGTTTCGTACACCCCTTACCTTAGTTACAGGCCCACTAAGCAATATTTTGAGCCGGGAAGGACACCAATTAAACACCAAGACTCTAGAAGAAATCAAACTCATCAAAAGAAATGGTGATCACCTCACTAAACTAGTGAACGAAATTCTGGACATTTCAAAACTGGAAGCAGGTGTTTCGAGTATAACTGTTAGCGAAACCGACATGAGTCTGTTAGTACATAATATACTCACAACTTTTCAACTGCAAACGCTGGAGAAAGACATTAACATTGAGACGAATGTTCCAGAGTCTTTGTTTCTGGGTATTGATAGAGAAAAAATAACGACTGTAATCAATAACCTTATTTCCAATGCCTTGAAATTTACAGACCCGGGTGGTAAAATCACCATAAATCTGACCAAAAACGAATCCATTGAAAAGGTAGTTCTAACGGTTGGTGATACTGGGGTTGGTATTGCTCCCGAACATCAACCGTTGGTGTTTGATAGATATTTTCAAGCAGTTAACTCAATTTCAGAAAAAACAAACATGAGTCAAGGAGGATCTGGTCTGGGGCTGGCACTGTCTTATGAAATAGTTAATCTACTAGATGGAGAAATTTCAGTAGAAAGTAAACTAGGAGAAGGCTCTGAATTTACTGTGTCATTACCTATGAATACAGTTGCTGAGACAATGAGTAGCGAATCCCCACTTTCTTCAGCAAGTGACGATATCATATCTATGGAGCGAGAGACAGTGACTTTGACAGAAATAACAACTGTACTTTTGGTTGAAGATCATACGGAAATGCGTAAATACATCAAAGACCTCCTAACTGACAGATATCAGGTCATAGAAGCTAGAGATGGCATAGAGGCTTTTGAATATCTTACTGACAAATCTTCAAAGAGCGTCGATCTAGTATTGTCTGACATAATGATGCCTGGAATGAATGGCCTGGAATTAGTTAAAAAAATAAAGTCAGAGCTTCCAGAAAAAATACTACCTATCATCTTGATTACTGCCCGCGCAGGTGAGCAGGATAAGCTGAGGGGTTTACGAGTTGGGGTAGATGATTATGTAGTAAAACCCTTTCAGGCAGAGGAGCTACTTGCACGGATTGAAAACATTGTAGTTAATACCATTAGTCGCAAGAATGCCGCTATCGAAATTGCTGCTGACAGTGGTCTAGATGAAATCTCAAGTTCATATACAGAAAAACTATTGCTACGACTTGAAAATGAAGTCATTGATCAGGTGTCTAATTCGCAATTGTCGGTGGAGTACCTCGCAGATTTTGCTTCCATGCACTCAAGAACATTATCGAGGTACCTGAAAAAAACAACAGGGCTCACTCCAGGGAAGTTTATCAGAGATATTCGATTACAACTCGCCTTACAATTTCTTGAAACCAAAAAGTATAACACCGTTCATGAGATCGCGAACGCTGTGGGTTTTGAAAGCCCGGCTCATTTTACGCAAGCTTTTATCAAACGCTATGGCAAAAGGCCTTCTGAATATTTATCATAA
- a CDS encoding BspA family leucine-rich repeat surface protein — protein MNKKYLFIFFLGCISLLPLRAQESNPFITEWSTSSDGQDITIQLNRTRRYDFTFEWKDANDSTVASGVHTKLDGDFTTTLSTAGTYTLSISGIFSHLFNYPKNQLLDVLNWGDIQWESFEGSFSEWPGEMFSATDAPDLTQVTDMSSMFANATSFNSDLSDWDVKNVADMNSMFRKASKFNQNISSWDVSRVTDMSQMFENTSSFNTPINDWNVKNVTTLLRMFEGAGTFNQDLSNWDVSSVTDMRRVFRNTGNFNGAISNWNVENVTSMGGLFSGASSFNQNLSNWKVSNVELMKGLFSNSGLSSANYDQILIGWAALEILQENVLLEAPDIKFCSGAEARERLINDHGWIINDAGKIPFCDEFVTEWSLIAGQALIIPLNPDFAYNFNYEWRDVNGRITASGTHTSLDGDFTTVFSAAGTYTLSISGAFPHFRDYPKDQLLDVVQWGNIVWGSFEESFEGWPGTGFSATDVPNLTQVTNMFVAFRDAVNFSTDLSRWDVSNVQNMSGMFSRAPLFNSDLSGWNVSSATNMAFMFFQSVSFNSDLSAWDVSNVTDMNQMFVEITYSPDLSLWDVSNVTNMVSMFQRASLFNSDISGWNVSSVTNMNRMFTDATNFNGDLSGWNVSNVTNMSRMLENSGLSIENYDALLIAWSQQDVQEGVNLGASSLFFCEGEEAKNVLTNDKNWIITGDERFCTIDIRNFTIAGQFGSTVINAANFEIDVLLPKGADRSALTPFFILFDGSTSVPASEESQSFVNPVTYTVTAADGASQAWTVRVDNFKSFITSWSATAGESITIGLNGNLSYDFTYTWKNVEGAELTSGTHTSADGAFVTDFIETGEFTLEVEGAFPHFQDYPKDQLLDVKQWGDVVWESFKESFRSWGGEKFTAKDVPDLNQVTDFFGLFQGASSFNGDLSGWDVSNVTNMERTFRFALAFNQDISGWNTTNVTTMNRMFVNANVFNQDISGWDISSVGNMSNMLNGSGITTDTYDKILIGWSQQEVRSGVIFGASGRSYCEAGAARTVLDDNFGWSITDAGKFPFCNEFITEWSISREQEITIEINSAFDYDFEYEWKDASGITTASGAHKLSDGDFTTAFSAAGSYTLAIRGAFPHFRYDHANNQDLVDVLNWGDIPWENFAGSFYLWSGESFSATDVPDLSRTTNLFLTFAGATNFNGDLSNWDVSNITNMSGTFGDATSYNNNGKDLHSWDVSNVTNMSSLFAGASSFNRRIDAWEVSNVTNMSSMFEGATAYNNDGIDLRPWNVSNVTDMGSMFKDATSFNRRVDQWNVSNVQDMSSMFAGASKFNRNVDSWNAAKVTDMSSMFEGARSFNNNSLELTDWNVSKVTNMSRMFFGATSFNVKVKKWDVSKVTDMSHMFAGATTFNRSLKKWNVRKVTNMSSMFEGASDFNGNFDNLNDWDVSSVTNMSSMFKNATSFDQEINAWDVSKVTNMSSMFENATSFNEKLKAWDVNKVTDMSHMFRGIISFNRNIKLWDVSNVTNMSGMFRNADNFSSDLNDWDVSNVTDMSDMFRSIGVMSMRIDEWDVRNVTNMRSMFEGVEIRHKTDVRNWEVSSLKNMSRIFHGTTFVANIYDLDVFDQDLSNWDVSGLEAGAGTGADEAFNFSNISRTNYDKLLIGWAAQENLNAGVLLGARTVEFCSGADAREQLISEYGWIIDDGGRRGSCNSSRSSETQNASARTAEETATEETLEVEDELAEASLLIYPNPTSDVLSIQSAEAVSIYLTDLAGKTIISEVTGKNLKLDMSTVKSGTYLLYIQDGAELRVKRIIKPE, from the coding sequence ATGAATAAGAAATATCTATTCATTTTTTTCTTGGGTTGCATTTCGTTGTTGCCACTGCGTGCACAAGAATCAAACCCTTTTATCACCGAGTGGTCCACCTCATCTGATGGACAGGATATAACCATCCAACTCAATAGGACTCGCAGATATGACTTTACCTTCGAATGGAAAGATGCCAATGATTCCACCGTTGCATCTGGGGTGCACACCAAATTAGACGGGGATTTCACCACAACACTGTCAACGGCTGGTACTTACACCCTTTCGATCAGTGGTATTTTTTCACATCTGTTCAACTATCCCAAAAATCAATTACTAGATGTACTCAATTGGGGAGACATCCAATGGGAAAGCTTTGAGGGAAGTTTTAGTGAATGGCCTGGAGAAATGTTTAGTGCAACAGATGCTCCGGACCTAACGCAAGTAACGGATATGAGCAGCATGTTTGCAAACGCCACTTCATTCAATAGTGACCTAAGTGATTGGGATGTAAAGAATGTCGCCGACATGAACAGTATGTTCAGAAAAGCGTCCAAATTCAATCAAAACATAAGCTCCTGGGATGTAAGCAGAGTGACGGACATGTCACAGATGTTCGAAAATACCAGCTCCTTTAATACCCCTATCAATGACTGGAATGTCAAAAATGTGACCACCTTGCTTCGTATGTTTGAGGGAGCAGGTACTTTCAATCAAGATCTTAGCAACTGGGATGTCAGTAGCGTCACCGACATGAGACGAGTTTTTAGAAATACAGGCAATTTCAATGGAGCCATCAGCAACTGGAATGTTGAAAATGTTACTAGCATGGGTGGTTTGTTTTCCGGAGCGAGTAGCTTTAATCAGAACCTTAGCAACTGGAAAGTCAGCAATGTGGAATTGATGAAAGGACTTTTTAGTAATTCCGGACTTTCTTCCGCAAACTATGACCAGATACTAATCGGTTGGGCTGCATTAGAGATCCTTCAAGAAAATGTTCTTTTAGAGGCTCCAGATATTAAGTTTTGCTCAGGGGCAGAAGCAAGAGAGCGATTGATCAATGACCATGGCTGGATCATTAACGATGCAGGGAAGATCCCGTTCTGCGATGAGTTTGTCACGGAGTGGTCTCTTATAGCAGGACAAGCGCTCATTATCCCACTAAACCCTGACTTTGCGTACAACTTTAACTATGAATGGCGAGATGTCAATGGAAGAATTACAGCATCAGGTACACACACATCATTAGATGGTGATTTTACCACTGTTTTTTCAGCCGCAGGTACGTATACCTTATCGATCAGCGGAGCTTTTCCTCACTTCAGAGACTATCCAAAAGATCAATTACTGGACGTAGTACAGTGGGGGAATATTGTTTGGGGAAGCTTTGAAGAAAGTTTTGAAGGTTGGCCAGGTACAGGTTTCAGTGCTACGGATGTTCCTAACTTAACACAAGTCACCAATATGTTCGTTGCATTTAGAGATGCAGTCAATTTTAGTACAGACCTCAGTAGATGGGATGTGAGCAACGTTCAGAACATGTCTGGCATGTTTTCACGGGCACCACTATTCAACTCAGACTTGAGTGGCTGGAATGTCAGTAGTGCCACCAACATGGCGTTTATGTTCTTTCAATCTGTATCATTTAATTCCGACCTTAGTGCATGGGACGTCAGTAATGTCACAGACATGAATCAAATGTTTGTTGAGATCACTTATAGCCCAGATCTGAGTTTGTGGGACGTCAGTAATGTCACGAATATGGTTTCAATGTTTCAACGGGCATCACTATTCAATAGTGATATAAGTGGATGGAATGTAAGTAGTGTCACTAATATGAACCGAATGTTTACGGATGCGACCAATTTTAATGGAGATCTCAGCGGGTGGAATGTGAGCAATGTCACCAACATGTCAAGGATGCTGGAAAACTCAGGCTTATCTATAGAGAATTACGATGCTCTATTAATCGCATGGTCACAGCAAGATGTTCAGGAAGGTGTAAACCTGGGAGCAAGTAGCCTGTTTTTCTGTGAAGGAGAGGAAGCAAAAAATGTGTTAACCAATGATAAAAATTGGATCATTACCGGAGATGAAAGGTTTTGTACTATAGATATTCGGAACTTCACCATTGCTGGACAATTTGGATCAACGGTTATTAATGCCGCCAATTTTGAAATTGACGTATTACTACCTAAAGGAGCGGATCGTTCAGCACTTACTCCATTTTTCATACTATTTGACGGTTCCACCAGTGTCCCAGCGAGTGAAGAGTCACAGTCTTTCGTAAACCCGGTTACCTATACAGTGACAGCTGCAGATGGCGCTTCTCAAGCATGGACTGTACGTGTAGACAATTTCAAGTCTTTCATCACTTCATGGTCAGCAACTGCCGGAGAAAGTATTACTATTGGCCTCAATGGAAACCTTAGTTATGACTTCACCTATACGTGGAAAAATGTGGAAGGAGCGGAGTTAACCTCGGGCACGCATACTTCAGCAGATGGAGCTTTTGTTACGGATTTTATTGAAACAGGTGAGTTTACTTTAGAAGTCGAAGGCGCTTTCCCACACTTCCAAGACTACCCCAAAGATCAACTGCTAGATGTGAAGCAATGGGGAGATGTCGTATGGGAAAGTTTTAAAGAAAGTTTTCGATCATGGGGAGGTGAAAAATTTACTGCAAAAGATGTCCCTGATTTGAATCAAGTAACCGATTTCTTCGGGTTATTTCAGGGCGCGTCATCTTTCAATGGGGACCTTTCTGGCTGGGATGTAAGTAACGTAACTAATATGGAACGTACGTTCCGGTTTGCTTTAGCTTTCAATCAAGATATCAGTGGCTGGAACACCACTAATGTTACAACCATGAATCGGATGTTTGTAAATGCAAATGTTTTCAATCAAGATATTAGTGGATGGGATATCAGCAGTGTTGGCAACATGAGTAACATGTTGAATGGATCAGGAATTACAACGGATACCTATGATAAAATTCTAATTGGCTGGTCACAACAAGAAGTTCGTTCTGGAGTAATATTTGGTGCTTCCGGACGCTCATACTGTGAAGCTGGTGCTGCTAGAACAGTGCTTGACGATAATTTTGGATGGAGTATCACTGATGCAGGGAAGTTTCCGTTCTGCAATGAGTTCATTACCGAATGGTCTATATCGAGAGAGCAGGAAATCACCATTGAAATCAACTCAGCATTTGACTATGACTTTGAATATGAATGGAAAGATGCTAGCGGCATCACTACCGCATCGGGTGCGCATAAGTTATCAGACGGTGATTTTACCACTGCTTTTTCAGCTGCCGGTAGCTACACGTTAGCAATCAGAGGAGCTTTCCCTCACTTCAGGTATGATCACGCTAACAACCAGGATCTAGTAGATGTACTGAACTGGGGAGACATCCCATGGGAAAATTTTGCAGGTAGTTTCTATTTATGGTCAGGAGAATCATTTAGTGCTACAGATGTGCCTGACCTAAGTAGGACAACAAATTTGTTTTTGACATTTGCTGGCGCGACCAACTTTAATGGCGACTTGAGCAATTGGGATGTCAGTAATATCACCAACATGTCTGGCACATTTGGAGATGCCACATCGTATAATAATAATGGTAAGGACCTACACTCATGGGATGTGAGCAACGTAACAAACATGAGCTCCCTATTTGCAGGAGCATCCTCATTCAACAGAAGAATAGACGCGTGGGAGGTGAGCAATGTCACCAATATGAGTAGCATGTTTGAAGGTGCCACTGCATATAATAATGATGGTATTGATCTAAGACCATGGAATGTGAGCAACGTGACAGATATGGGCAGCATGTTTAAAGACGCGACCTCTTTCAACAGACGAGTGGATCAATGGAATGTAAGCAATGTCCAAGATATGAGTAGCATGTTTGCTGGTGCATCCAAATTCAACAGAAACGTTGACAGCTGGAATGCAGCAAAGGTTACTGACATGAGCAGTATGTTTGAAGGAGCCAGGTCCTTCAATAATAATAGTCTCGAATTAACGGACTGGAATGTAAGTAAGGTCACCAATATGAGTAGGATGTTCTTTGGTGCTACTTCCTTTAATGTCAAAGTTAAGAAATGGGATGTGAGCAAAGTCACAGATATGAGTCACATGTTTGCTGGAGCCACCACTTTCAATAGAAGTCTCAAAAAATGGAACGTAAGGAAAGTCACCAATATGAGTAGCATGTTTGAAGGTGCTTCTGATTTCAATGGCAACTTTGATAATCTAAATGACTGGGATGTGAGCAGCGTGACCAATATGAGCAGCATGTTTAAAAATGCAACTTCATTTGACCAAGAAATAAATGCGTGGGATGTAAGTAAGGTGACCAACATGAGTAGCATGTTTGAAAATGCAACTTCATTTAATGAAAAATTGAAAGCGTGGGATGTAAATAAGGTAACGGATATGAGTCACATGTTTCGAGGTATCATTAGTTTCAACAGGAATATAAAACTCTGGGACGTAAGTAATGTGACCAATATGAGTGGTATGTTCAGAAACGCTGATAATTTCTCTAGTGATCTAAACGATTGGGATGTGAGTAATGTGACGGACATGAGTGATATGTTTCGATCCATTGGAGTTATGTCAATGAGAATTGACGAATGGGACGTACGCAACGTGACCAATATGCGTAGCATGTTTGAAGGGGTTGAAATTCGTCATAAAACAGACGTAAGAAATTGGGAAGTAAGCAGTTTGAAAAATATGAGTCGAATATTTCATGGTACTACATTTGTTGCAAACATCTACGACTTGGATGTATTTGATCAAGACCTTAGCAACTGGGATGTAAGCGGTTTAGAAGCAGGAGCTGGCACAGGAGCCGACGAGGCATTTAATTTCTCTAATATCAGCAGAACCAATTATGATAAACTGCTGATCGGTTGGGCTGCACAAGAAAATCTGAATGCAGGGGTGCTTCTGGGAGCTAGAACAGTTGAGTTCTGCTCAGGAGCTGATGCACGTGAGCAATTGATCAGCGAATATGGGTGGATCATTGACGATGGAGGACGTAGGGGATCATGCAATTCCAGTAGATCTTCAGAAACCCAAAATGCTAGTGCAAGAACAGCAGAAGAGACAGCTACAGAAGAGACCCTCGAAGTGGAAGATGAATTAGCTGAGGCAAGCCTATTGATATATCCAAACCCAACATCAGATGTTTTGTCAATCCAATCCGCCGAAGCGGTGAGCATTTATCTCACAGACCTTGCGGGTAAGACCATTATTTCAGAAGTAACAGGTAAGAACCTAAAGCTAGACATGAGCACTGTCAAGTCAGGAACGTACCTGCTCTACATTCAAGATGGTGCAGAGCTACGAGTTAAGAGAATCATTAAACCTGAATAG